In uncultured Bacteroides sp., the following proteins share a genomic window:
- a CDS encoding S46 family peptidase, whose translation MNMIKRQTKTFLLFIVLSFIGIGVRADGGLWLPQLLKGEKYKDMKKAGLKISPEEIYNINKACLKDAIISLSYEDGAHSSFATASFISEEGLVITNFHCVLSYLERLSNVNRDFIKYGYWSTKVSEETPLFNLQANQLLRMEDVTTELTANIDTIAPEKRDAEINKRCAKLVKKLDSGSHCSAKIYAMFGNTQYIAAIVRSFPDVRLVAAPPISIGKFGGDDDNWRWPRQTGDFALLRVYTNTKNMPAKYSKENVPYKTDFALSISSKGVKEGDFAMIYGYPGQTRQYIPSFSLEKIIFNDTKAKAEIAEAKLKIYREAISMNDTLRIRYTPRVSSINNSYLRYKGEMNGVRESGLVEIKQKQEEVFQQWAESTPERKAKYGYLLQNMKSVYEHLTQYNYADVYFTDVALNGSSIIPFSGKFEKLMSMYRRKKVNQKAAEGEIKRLLPLVDDFFTQWDKETERKLFGTLLAQFKKNVPTRFFSSELDSVVKKYGDNMEQYSQDAFSHSIITNKDSLISFLKNISIANVEKMTNDPLYKISLGFYYIETEKIIREKGFLQGKNGELFSQYLQALYEMNKSKVFAPDANKTMRLSYGKVAGCEPEDGLNYNYFATLDGAISKHLQNQDNPDYYIPKKLQKLYDSKDFGKYAEKGVMHTCFMTNAQTTSGNSGSPVLNAKGELIGLNFDRIWQGISSDYSYNPEKSRSIAVDIRYVLFLLEKYSPSTYVLKEMKIH comes from the coding sequence ATGAATATGATAAAAAGACAAACAAAAACGTTTCTGCTATTCATTGTTTTATCATTTATAGGAATAGGAGTACGGGCAGACGGAGGTCTATGGCTACCACAACTGCTCAAAGGTGAAAAATATAAAGATATGAAAAAGGCGGGATTAAAAATATCGCCTGAAGAAATATATAACATCAATAAAGCTTGCCTGAAAGATGCAATCATCTCATTGAGTTATGAAGACGGAGCACATTCGTCTTTTGCCACTGCCAGTTTTATTTCAGAAGAAGGTTTGGTTATCACTAATTTCCATTGTGTATTAAGTTATCTGGAACGTCTTTCAAATGTAAACAGAGACTTTATAAAATACGGATACTGGTCAACTAAAGTTTCAGAAGAAACTCCTTTGTTTAATTTACAGGCAAACCAGTTATTAAGAATGGAGGATGTTACTACAGAGCTAACAGCCAACATCGACACTATTGCCCCTGAAAAGAGAGATGCAGAAATAAACAAACGATGTGCCAAATTAGTGAAAAAGCTTGATTCTGGTAGCCATTGCAGCGCAAAAATATATGCAATGTTTGGGAATACTCAATACATAGCAGCAATAGTCAGATCCTTTCCAGATGTACGTCTTGTTGCCGCACCTCCTATCTCTATTGGTAAATTCGGAGGCGATGATGATAACTGGAGATGGCCTCGTCAGACTGGTGACTTTGCTTTATTGCGTGTCTATACAAATACAAAGAACATGCCTGCCAAATATTCCAAAGAAAATGTACCTTACAAGACAGACTTTGCACTGAGCATTTCATCTAAAGGAGTAAAAGAAGGAGATTTTGCTATGATATACGGATACCCCGGACAGACAAGACAGTATATCCCTTCATTCTCGCTTGAGAAAATTATCTTCAATGATACAAAAGCAAAAGCTGAGATTGCTGAAGCAAAATTAAAGATCTATCGTGAAGCTATAAGTATGAATGATACTCTGAGAATCAGATATACTCCACGAGTAAGCTCTATTAATAATTCGTATCTACGCTATAAAGGAGAGATGAACGGAGTTCGCGAATCGGGACTTGTTGAAATTAAACAAAAGCAGGAAGAAGTTTTCCAGCAATGGGCAGAATCTACTCCTGAGAGAAAGGCTAAATATGGATACTTACTTCAGAACATGAAAAGCGTATACGAACATCTTACTCAGTACAACTATGCAGATGTTTATTTCACAGATGTAGCTCTGAATGGTTCCAGCATTATCCCTTTTTCCGGTAAATTTGAGAAACTAATGTCCATGTACCGCCGCAAGAAGGTAAATCAGAAAGCTGCAGAAGGCGAGATAAAAAGACTATTACCACTTGTTGATGATTTCTTCACTCAATGGGACAAAGAGACTGAAAGAAAATTATTCGGTACTTTATTAGCCCAATTTAAGAAGAACGTACCTACCAGATTCTTTTCCAGCGAGTTGGATAGCGTTGTGAAAAAATATGGTGACAATATGGAGCAATATTCACAAGATGCTTTTTCTCATTCAATTATAACCAATAAAGACAGTCTGATCTCTTTTCTGAAAAATATATCTATAGCAAATGTGGAGAAAATGACTAATGATCCACTTTACAAGATATCACTTGGTTTCTATTATATTGAGACAGAAAAGATTATTCGCGAAAAAGGTTTTCTTCAGGGGAAAAATGGCGAGTTGTTCTCTCAATATCTCCAGGCTCTCTATGAGATGAATAAATCAAAAGTTTTTGCTCCGGATGCCAATAAAACTATGCGTCTGTCTTATGGAAAAGTAGCTGGTTGCGAGCCCGAAGACGGCTTAAATTACAACTATTTTGCAACGCTTGACGGAGCAATAAGCAAGCACCTGCAAAATCAGGATAACCCGGATTATTATATTCCAAAGAAGCTCCAAAAGTTGTATGACAGCAAAGACTTTGGTAAATATGCAGAAAAAGGTGTTATGCACACTTGCTTTATGACCAATGCACAAACAACGAGCGGTAACTCTGGCAGCCCTGTTTTGAACGCCAAAGGAGAACTTATCGGATTAAACTTTGATCGCATCTGGCAAGGTATCTCATCTGATTATTCATATAACCCTGAAAAATCAAGAAGTATAGCGGTTGACATACGCTATGTATTATTCCTGCTCGAAAAATATTCTCCTTCTACTTATGTTTTGAAGGAGATGAAGATACATTAA
- the lysS gene encoding lysine--tRNA ligase — MNLLELSEQEIIRRNSLNELRAMGIEPYPAAEYVTNAFSTDIKKEFVDVENAEPRKVSVAGRIMSRRVMGKASFIELQDSKGRIQVYITRDDICPGENKDLYTTVFKRLLDLGDFIGIEGFVFKTQMGEISIHAQKLTVLSKSIKPLPIVKYKDGVAYDSFDDPELRYRQRYVDLVVNEGVKDIFIKRNKVYSSMREYFNAKDYMEVETPVLQSIPGGASARPFITHHNALDIPLYLRVADELYLKRLIVGGFEGVYEFSKNFRNEGMDRTHNPEFTCMEIYVSYKDYNWMMDFTEKMLDKICFDVNGTHEVKVGDNMISFKAPFKRITMIDSIKEFTGIDINGMNEEELREVCAKIGVEANETMGKGKLIDEIFGEKCEGNYIQPTFITDYPIEMSPLCKRHRENPELTERFELMVNGKELCNAYSELNDPIDQLGRFQDQLKLSEKGDDEAMFIDNDFVRSLEYGMPPTSGMGIGMDRLVMLMTGQTTIQEVLFFPQMRPEKIVKKDSANKYMELGIPEDWVPAIQKAGYNMVEDMKGVNPQKLHMEICGVNKKYKLELSSPTVNDVAEWINKLS; from the coding sequence ATGAACCTATTAGAACTAAGCGAACAGGAGATTATCAGACGAAACAGCCTGAATGAATTGCGCGCTATGGGCATTGAGCCATATCCCGCAGCCGAGTACGTAACCAATGCATTCTCTACCGATATAAAAAAAGAATTCGTAGATGTCGAAAACGCTGAGCCGCGTAAAGTATCTGTGGCCGGTCGTATCATGAGCCGTCGCGTAATGGGAAAAGCTTCCTTCATTGAATTACAAGATTCTAAAGGAAGAATCCAGGTTTATATCACTCGTGACGATATCTGTCCGGGAGAAAACAAAGATCTATATACAACAGTATTTAAACGTTTGCTTGATCTTGGTGATTTTATTGGCATCGAAGGGTTCGTTTTCAAAACTCAAATGGGTGAAATAAGCATCCATGCTCAAAAGCTGACTGTACTTTCCAAGTCTATCAAGCCACTTCCTATCGTGAAATACAAAGATGGTGTAGCTTATGATTCATTTGATGACCCTGAACTTCGTTACCGCCAACGTTATGTTGACCTTGTAGTTAACGAAGGAGTAAAAGATATTTTTATCAAGCGTAATAAAGTATATTCATCTATGCGTGAATACTTTAACGCAAAAGATTATATGGAAGTTGAAACTCCTGTTCTGCAATCTATTCCAGGAGGAGCTTCTGCACGTCCGTTCATTACACATCACAATGCACTCGATATACCTTTGTATCTCCGTGTTGCTGATGAACTTTACTTAAAGCGTCTTATCGTAGGGGGATTTGAGGGAGTTTATGAATTCTCTAAGAACTTCCGTAACGAAGGTATGGACCGTACACATAATCCAGAGTTCACTTGTATGGAAATCTATGTTTCTTACAAGGATTACAACTGGATGATGGACTTTACAGAAAAGATGCTCGATAAGATTTGTTTCGATGTTAACGGAACTCACGAAGTAAAAGTGGGCGATAATATGATCAGCTTCAAAGCGCCATTCAAACGTATTACAATGATTGACTCAATCAAAGAGTTTACAGGCATTGATATAAACGGAATGAATGAAGAAGAACTTCGTGAAGTATGTGCTAAGATTGGTGTGGAAGCAAACGAAACAATGGGTAAAGGTAAATTGATTGACGAAATCTTCGGCGAAAAATGTGAAGGAAACTATATCCAGCCTACATTTATCACTGATTATCCTATTGAAATGTCACCGCTTTGCAAGCGTCACCGTGAAAATCCTGAACTAACAGAGCGTTTTGAACTGATGGTTAACGGTAAAGAGTTGTGTAATGCATACTCTGAATTGAATGACCCAATTGATCAGCTTGGACGTTTCCAGGATCAGCTTAAACTAAGCGAAAAGGGAGATGACGAAGCAATGTTCATTGATAACGACTTTGTTCGCTCTTTGGAATACGGTATGCCTCCTACTTCAGGAATGGGTATCGGTATGGACCGTCTTGTAATGCTTATGACAGGACAAACCACTATTCAGGAAGTACTGTTCTTCCCACAAATGCGTCCTGAAAAAATAGTAAAGAAAGATTCTGCAAATAAATATATGGAATTAGGTATACCTGAAGATTGGGTACCTGCTATTCAAAAAGCCGGATATAACATGGTAGAAGATATGAAGGGTGTAAATCCTCAGAAACTACACATGGAAATCTGTGGCGTTAATAAGAAATATAAGCTGGAATTAAGTAGTCCAACTGTCAACGATGTTGCAGAGTGGATCAATAAGCTATCATAA
- a CDS encoding NAD(P)H-dependent glycerol-3-phosphate dehydrogenase, translating to MKLPGKIAIMGGGSWATAIAKIVLAQDESINWYMRRDDRIADFKRLGHNPAYLTGVKFDTKRINFSSNINDIVKDSDTLIFVTPSPYLKIHLKKLKTKMKDKFIITAIKGIVPDENLIVSEYLSQEYGVPEENIAVLGGPCHAEEVALERLSYLTIACPDIDKARIFARKLASNYIKTSVSDDVAGIEYGSVLKNVYAIAAGICSGLKYGDNFQAVLISNAVQEMNRFLNTVYPLNREIDDSVYLGDLLVTAYSNFSRNRTFGTMIGRGYSVKSAQIEMEMIAEGYFGTKCIKEINKHYHVNMPILDAVYNILYERISPAIEIKLLTDSFR from the coding sequence ATGAAATTACCCGGAAAAATAGCAATAATGGGCGGAGGAAGCTGGGCTACAGCTATCGCAAAGATAGTTCTGGCTCAGGACGAAAGCATAAATTGGTATATGCGTCGCGATGACCGTATTGCAGATTTTAAACGTTTAGGCCACAATCCGGCATATCTGACAGGAGTGAAATTTGACACTAAACGGATAAACTTCAGTTCCAACATTAATGATATTGTTAAAGACTCGGATACTTTAATTTTTGTGACTCCTTCTCCTTATCTTAAAATTCACTTGAAAAAGCTGAAGACTAAGATGAAGGATAAGTTTATTATCACAGCTATAAAAGGAATCGTTCCGGATGAAAACCTTATCGTTTCAGAATATTTATCTCAGGAGTACGGAGTTCCGGAAGAAAATATCGCTGTACTTGGTGGTCCTTGCCACGCAGAGGAGGTTGCACTGGAACGTCTGTCTTACTTAACGATAGCTTGTCCTGACATAGACAAGGCACGTATCTTTGCCCGCAAATTAGCGAGCAATTATATAAAAACATCCGTTAGTGACGATGTGGCAGGTATAGAATATGGTTCGGTTCTTAAGAATGTTTACGCCATTGCCGCAGGTATTTGCAGCGGATTAAAGTATGGTGATAACTTTCAGGCAGTGCTTATCTCAAATGCTGTTCAGGAAATGAATCGTTTCCTAAACACTGTATACCCTTTAAACCGTGAAATTGACGACTCTGTTTATCTGGGAGACCTTTTGGTTACAGCTTATTCAAACTTTAGCCGTAACCGAACCTTCGGAACAATGATTGGAAGAGGTTATTCCGTAAAAAGTGCACAGATTGAGATGGAAATGATTGCCGAAGGATATTTTGGTACTAAATGTATAAAAGAGATAAATAAACATTATCACGTGAACATGCCTATACTTGATGCTGTTTATAATATTCTATATGAAAGGATTTCTCCCGCAATAGAAATTAAACTGTTAACTGATTCATTCAGATAA
- a CDS encoding glucose-6-phosphate isomerase produces the protein MKNISLNIEKALGFISKDAVNAYEAQVKACGEALHNGTGKGNDFLGWLNLPSSISKEHLADLKATAKVLRENCEVVVVAGIGGSYLGARAVIEALSDSFALLKEKKDGPVMIYAGHNISEDYISELTDYLKDKKFGVINISKSGTTTETALAFRLLKKQCEDQRGKETAKKCIVAVTDAKKGAAKITADKEGYKTYVIPDNVGGRFSVLTPVGLLPVAVAGFDIEQLVAGAAKMEEVCGLNVPFSENPAAIYAATRNELYKSGKKIEILVNFHPKLHFVMEWWKQLYGESEGKENKGIFPAAVDFSTDLHSMGQWIQEGERSIYETVISVETPNRKLVVPSDEANLDGLNFLAGKRVDEVNKMAELGTQIAHVDGGVPNIHINMPLLNEYYIGQLFYFFEKACGISGYILGVNPFNQPGVEAYKKNMFALLNKPGFEEESKAIQARL, from the coding sequence ATGAAAAATATTAGTTTAAACATCGAAAAGGCTTTAGGATTTATTTCTAAAGACGCTGTCAATGCTTATGAAGCTCAGGTGAAAGCTTGCGGTGAGGCATTGCACAATGGTACTGGTAAAGGAAATGACTTTCTTGGATGGCTTAACCTGCCATCTTCTATCAGCAAAGAACATTTAGCTGACCTTAAAGCAACAGCTAAAGTACTTCGTGAAAACTGCGAAGTAGTTGTTGTAGCTGGTATTGGTGGAAGTTATCTTGGTGCACGTGCGGTAATTGAAGCATTATCAGATAGCTTTGCTTTACTAAAGGAAAAGAAAGATGGTCCTGTTATGATCTATGCAGGTCACAACATCAGTGAAGATTACATCAGCGAACTAACTGATTATCTTAAGGATAAGAAGTTCGGTGTAATTAATATATCTAAATCGGGAACAACTACTGAAACAGCTTTGGCTTTCCGTTTGTTGAAAAAACAATGCGAAGACCAAAGAGGCAAAGAGACTGCAAAGAAATGTATTGTAGCAGTAACCGATGCTAAGAAAGGTGCTGCAAAAATTACTGCAGACAAAGAAGGATACAAAACTTATGTTATTCCGGATAATGTAGGCGGACGTTTCTCTGTTCTCACTCCTGTAGGTTTACTTCCTGTAGCTGTTGCAGGTTTCGACATTGAACAACTGGTTGCCGGAGCAGCTAAAATGGAAGAAGTTTGCGGACTTAATGTTCCATTCAGTGAAAACCCTGCTGCTATCTATGCAGCTACCCGTAACGAACTTTATAAGAGCGGAAAGAAGATTGAGATTTTAGTTAACTTCCATCCTAAACTTCATTTTGTAATGGAATGGTGGAAGCAACTTTACGGAGAATCAGAAGGTAAGGAAAACAAAGGCATTTTCCCTGCTGCAGTTGATTTTTCAACAGACTTGCACTCAATGGGACAATGGATTCAGGAAGGCGAACGTAGCATTTACGAAACTGTAATCTCCGTTGAAACTCCAAATAGAAAATTAGTTGTACCTTCAGATGAAGCAAATCTTGACGGACTTAATTTCCTTGCCGGCAAACGTGTTGACGAAGTAAATAAGATGGCCGAACTTGGTACACAGATTGCTCACGTAGATGGTGGTGTTCCAAATATCCATATCAATATGCCATTATTGAATGAATATTATATCGGACAGCTATTCTACTTCTTTGAAAAAGCATGTGGTATCAGCGGTTACATACTTGGAGTTAATCCATTTAACCAACCGGGCGTAGAAGCTTACAAGAAGAATATGTTTGCTTTGCTCAACAAACCAGGTTTCGAAGAAGAATCAAAAGCAATCCAGGCACGCCTGTAA
- a CDS encoding DUF5035 family protein: MKNIFFTTIASLFFLSSCSSDTAVSPAINIENCSVNGEQVSGMPSVKVGDVVELSLNLAGNGSELGSFQAVVDEKEIKMSLADYEKENVTTDKNFTNTAECQLRFVDGVKVSNVKVKAMVQSVDADHINMKFYLSAKANCEGSELNVELKKDESVK; this comes from the coding sequence ATGAAAAATATATTTTTTACAACAATTGCTAGCCTTTTCTTTCTTTCCTCTTGCAGCTCGGACACAGCTGTGTCACCTGCTATAAATATTGAAAACTGTTCTGTAAATGGAGAGCAGGTTTCCGGTATGCCTTCTGTTAAGGTTGGAGACGTAGTTGAACTGTCACTCAATCTTGCAGGTAATGGTTCTGAATTAGGAAGCTTTCAGGCAGTAGTTGATGAAAAAGAAATAAAAATGTCTCTTGCTGACTATGAGAAAGAAAATGTAACAACTGATAAGAACTTTACAAATACCGCTGAATGTCAACTTAGGTTTGTTGATGGAGTTAAAGTTTCCAATGTAAAAGTCAAAGCAATGGTACAATCAGTTGACGCAGATCATATAAATATGAAATTTTATCTTTCTGCAAAAGCTAACTGTGAAGGTAGTGAGCTGAATGTAGAACTTAAAAAAGACGAATCAGTAAAATAA
- a CDS encoding HAD-IA family hydrolase: MFQSAIQQYLDTHKHSSLPLKAVLFDMDGVLFDSMPYHANAWHTIMEERGLHLSKEEAYLHEGRTGSGTINLICQRQYGRNATEEEIQEIYKAKTEAFNSHPLAERMEGAWEVITKVKRDGLFSMVVTGSGQATLLDRLNENFPNIFKSELMVTAFDVKYGKPNPEPYLMALNKGSLKANEAIVVENAPLGVQAATAAGIFTVAVNTGPLDDQVLLDAGANLLFPSMQALCDSWEDLLKQVSEA, encoded by the coding sequence ATGTTTCAATCTGCTATTCAACAATATCTGGATACTCACAAGCACTCTTCTCTTCCACTTAAAGCTGTTTTGTTTGACATGGATGGTGTCTTATTTGATTCAATGCCTTACCATGCCAATGCCTGGCACACCATTATGGAGGAAAGAGGATTGCATCTGTCAAAAGAGGAAGCTTATTTACATGAGGGACGTACCGGATCGGGCACTATCAATCTTATCTGTCAGCGCCAATACGGAAGGAATGCTACTGAAGAAGAAATTCAGGAGATTTATAAAGCAAAAACTGAAGCGTTTAACAGCCATCCACTTGCCGAAAGAATGGAAGGTGCCTGGGAGGTAATAACAAAGGTAAAACGTGATGGTCTGTTTTCAATGGTTGTAACCGGTTCTGGTCAGGCAACTTTGCTGGATCGCCTGAATGAGAACTTCCCCAATATATTTAAGTCTGAGCTTATGGTTACTGCCTTCGATGTGAAATACGGAAAACCAAATCCTGAACCATATCTTATGGCGTTGAATAAAGGAAGCCTGAAGGCAAATGAAGCAATTGTGGTAGAGAATGCACCTCTTGGCGTACAAGCAGCTACAGCAGCCGGGATATTTACAGTAGCAGTAAACACCGGTCCATTAGATGATCAGGTTCTTCTTGACGCAGGAGCCAATCTTCTTTTTCCATCCATGCAAGCATTGTGTGACTCCTGGGAAGATCTTTTGAAACAAGTTAGTGAGGCATAA
- the asnA gene encoding aspartate--ammonia ligase codes for MSYLIKPENYMPLLDLQQTELGIKQIKEFFQQNLSSELKLRRVTAPLFVLKGMGINDDLNGTERPVSFPIKELGDREAEVVHSLAKWKRMTLADYNIEPGYGIYTDMNAIRSDEELGNLHSLYVDQWDWERVITAEDRNIDFLKEIVNRIYAAMVRTEYMVCETYPQIKPCLPEKLFFIHAEELRQLYPDLDSKDREHAITQKHGAVFVFGIGGKLGDGKEHDLRAPDYDDYTTPGINGLPGLNGDLLVWNDVLKRSLELSSMGIRVDKEALLKQLKESGNEYRKSLYFHKRLLDGTLPLSIGGGIGQSRLCMFYLRKAHIGEIQSSIWPAEMIKECEELNIPLI; via the coding sequence ATGAGTTACCTAATAAAACCAGAGAACTACATGCCGCTTCTTGATTTACAACAAACAGAGCTAGGCATTAAACAGATTAAAGAGTTTTTCCAACAGAACTTATCTTCAGAATTAAAACTACGCCGCGTAACTGCTCCTTTATTTGTTTTAAAAGGAATGGGTATTAACGACGACCTTAACGGAACAGAACGCCCCGTATCTTTTCCTATTAAAGAGTTAGGAGACAGAGAAGCCGAAGTAGTACATTCTCTTGCAAAATGGAAAAGAATGACACTGGCTGATTATAACATTGAGCCAGGCTATGGTATTTATACAGATATGAATGCTATCCGTTCTGATGAAGAGCTTGGAAATTTACACTCACTGTATGTAGATCAATGGGACTGGGAACGTGTAATCACTGCAGAAGACCGTAACATTGACTTCCTGAAAGAGATAGTAAACCGCATATACGCAGCAATGGTTCGTACAGAATACATGGTTTGTGAAACATATCCACAGATTAAACCATGCCTGCCTGAGAAGTTATTCTTTATTCATGCAGAGGAGCTTCGTCAGCTTTATCCGGATTTGGATTCAAAAGACCGTGAACATGCTATAACTCAAAAACATGGCGCTGTTTTCGTATTCGGTATTGGCGGCAAACTGGGTGATGGTAAGGAACACGATTTACGTGCACCTGATTATGATGATTATACTACTCCGGGAATTAACGGTTTACCAGGATTAAACGGTGACTTATTGGTATGGAATGATGTATTGAAACGTTCGCTCGAGCTTTCTTCCATGGGTATCCGTGTTGACAAAGAGGCACTGCTCAAACAACTGAAAGAAAGCGGAAACGAATACCGTAAAAGTCTTTATTTCCACAAGCGATTGCTGGACGGAACTCTGCCACTAAGCATCGGCGGCGGAATTGGACAATCTCGTCTTTGTATGTTCTATTTACGTAAAGCACATATCGGCGAAATACAGTCAAGCATCTGGCCTGCTGAGATGATAAAGGAATGTGAAGAATTAAATATCCCTTTAATCTAA
- the ung gene encoding uracil-DNA glycosylase, with the protein MNVLIEESWKKHLAPEFEADYFSRLTGFIKDEYSHYEVYPPGKLIFNAFNSCPFDKVKVVIIGQDPYHEPGQAHGLCFSVNDGVPFPPSLQNIFKEIASDLGTSAPKSGNLTRWTEQGVLLMNATLTVRAHQAGSHQNKGWETFTDAAIRHLAEEREHLVFILWGSYAQKKGAVIDRSKHLVLTSAHPSPLSAYRGFFGNGHFSKANEYLLKHGQEPIIW; encoded by the coding sequence ATGAACGTACTGATTGAAGAGAGCTGGAAGAAACATCTGGCCCCGGAATTTGAAGCCGACTATTTTAGTCGGCTTACTGGTTTTATAAAGGATGAATATAGTCACTACGAAGTTTACCCTCCGGGAAAGCTGATATTCAATGCATTTAACAGCTGTCCTTTTGATAAAGTCAAAGTTGTTATCATCGGACAAGACCCTTATCATGAGCCGGGACAGGCACATGGTTTATGTTTTTCTGTAAACGACGGAGTACCTTTTCCCCCTTCTTTACAGAATATCTTTAAGGAAATAGCAAGTGATCTGGGTACCTCTGCTCCTAAAAGCGGTAATCTTACCCGATGGACTGAGCAAGGAGTGTTATTAATGAATGCCACTCTTACAGTACGCGCCCATCAGGCTGGTTCACATCAGAATAAAGGATGGGAAACATTTACTGACGCAGCAATTCGCCACCTGGCAGAAGAGCGTGAGCATCTGGTTTTTATCCTGTGGGGATCGTATGCACAAAAGAAAGGTGCAGTAATAGACAGAAGCAAGCATCTGGTTCTTACCTCTGCTCACCCCTCTCCTCTTTCTGCTTACCGGGGATTTTTCGGAAACGGACATTTCAGCAAAGCTAATGAATACTTGCTGAAACATGGACAGGAGCCCATAATCTGGTAA